In Anseongella ginsenosidimutans, one genomic interval encodes:
- a CDS encoding PDZ domain-containing protein, which yields MKKITILIVIQFLFVSVYGQSAKEQLALANAAQLSNKNFYKEITFENRFGYFVIPVKIGNDVYQYIFDTGGYNTLTSEILEKNELPRLMEVQVGSSNQMKSKIAITKVPAVTINGIDFKDVGAFNFDFDASPQIKCYTNGGLIGKSIIGNAVWQINAAENKIILTDNIANLDNLDNALKIKVRVDKTLNPFIKVKINGKTESFLLDFGYGGFISLTEKDGKKYAAENVTEIIGEGAIGANGILQESTFVTALESFEISEIAIPNPIAYYSKSNNYNLIGTELTKYFIVTLNFQKSELYLTPLEGADSNGSGKSFGFDLNRNENTVYVSKIYNDLPADQAGLRVKDSVLTVNGQDINDYPYCDFYFYIRRLLREDKEICLEVKRSDEIKTLIIGKADLIIKP from the coding sequence ATGAAAAAAATAACTATTCTAATTGTAATTCAATTTCTGTTTGTTTCGGTATATGGCCAGTCAGCCAAAGAACAGTTGGCGCTTGCCAATGCTGCGCAGCTAAGCAATAAAAACTTTTACAAAGAAATTACGTTTGAGAACCGCTTCGGCTACTTTGTGATCCCGGTAAAGATCGGAAATGATGTTTACCAGTATATTTTTGATACGGGCGGTTATAATACGCTTACTTCTGAAATTTTGGAAAAGAACGAACTTCCCAGGTTAATGGAAGTACAGGTTGGCAGCTCCAACCAGATGAAATCAAAAATTGCAATCACCAAAGTTCCTGCAGTAACTATTAATGGTATCGATTTTAAGGATGTTGGCGCTTTTAATTTCGATTTCGATGCTTCTCCTCAAATTAAGTGTTATACCAATGGAGGCCTGATTGGGAAAAGCATTATTGGAAACGCTGTGTGGCAAATTAATGCCGCGGAGAACAAAATCATTTTAACAGACAATATTGCAAATCTGGACAATCTTGATAATGCTTTAAAAATTAAGGTGCGTGTAGATAAAACATTAAATCCCTTCATAAAGGTCAAAATCAATGGTAAAACTGAATCCTTTTTGCTCGATTTTGGTTATGGCGGATTTATTTCATTGACAGAGAAAGACGGAAAAAAATACGCTGCGGAAAACGTTACCGAAATCATTGGTGAAGGCGCGATCGGGGCTAACGGCATTCTTCAGGAAAGTACTTTTGTGACCGCGCTGGAGAGCTTTGAAATCAGCGAGATAGCCATCCCTAACCCGATAGCCTATTATTCAAAGTCCAACAATTACAATCTCATTGGTACAGAATTAACAAAATACTTCATCGTAACTTTAAATTTTCAGAAAAGTGAATTATATCTAACACCTCTTGAAGGTGCTGATAGCAACGGGAGCGGGAAATCATTCGGCTTTGACCTCAACCGGAACGAAAATACCGTTTATGTAAGCAAGATCTATAATGATCTTCCAGCCGATCAGGCAGGGCTTAGGGTAAAGGATAGCGTCCTAACGGTAAACGGGCAGGATATCAACGATTATCCGTATTGCGATTTCTATTTCTACATCAGACGGCTTTTGAGAGAGGACAAGGAAATCTGCCTTGAAGTAAAGCGCAGTGATGAAATAAAAACCCTGATTATAGGCAAGGCTGACCTTATCATTAAGCCCTGA
- a CDS encoding DinB family protein, which translates to MSRRCPAVVAEWRFPEINLPAEMRSFAEQLLHLADANYGFASPATGIKSPFAQRELEKTADKSKSNVSRIVLASYDFVIDNIKKMSEEQLDEAIKLFGSFDMTKRMALIKVFEHQVHHRGQTTVYLRLAGVKPPEEKLF; encoded by the coding sequence ATCAGCAGGCGGTGTCCCGCAGTTGTAGCCGAATGGCGGTTCCCTGAGATAAATCTGCCCGCGGAAATGCGATCTTTCGCGGAGCAACTATTACACCTGGCAGACGCCAACTACGGTTTTGCTTCGCCGGCAACAGGCATAAAGAGTCCGTTTGCTCAGCGTGAATTGGAAAAAACGGCCGACAAATCCAAATCCAATGTGAGTAGAATAGTGCTTGCCAGCTATGATTTTGTGATCGATAATATAAAAAAGATGTCTGAAGAACAACTCGATGAGGCCATCAAGTTATTTGGAAGCTTCGACATGACTAAAAGAATGGCATTGATCAAAGTTTTTGAGCATCAGGTACACCACCGGGGCCAAACAACCGTATACCTTCGCCTGGCAGGCGTGAAACCGCCCGAAGAAAAACTCTTTTAG
- a CDS encoding VOC family protein, producing the protein MEIDFQGGVNIAIKIPKSKYEATVSFYRDTLKLEVEEKPIDNPTVSRTHKVRFGGNTVWLDCVDNYTHSETWLEIKTPDVEAAAAYLRQQGTNTCDELEKIPEGTHWITDPAGTVFILNRAEADS; encoded by the coding sequence ATGGAAATTGACTTTCAAGGCGGCGTCAACATTGCCATTAAAATCCCGAAAAGCAAGTATGAGGCCACTGTGTCCTTTTACCGGGATACCCTCAAACTGGAAGTGGAGGAAAAACCCATTGACAATCCGACCGTTTCCAGGACGCACAAGGTACGCTTCGGCGGTAATACCGTCTGGCTGGACTGCGTGGATAATTATACGCATTCGGAAACCTGGCTGGAAATAAAAACACCGGACGTGGAAGCGGCGGCCGCTTACTTACGCCAACAGGGAACCAATACCTGCGATGAACTGGAAAAAATCCCCGAAGGCACCCATTGGATCACAGACCCGGCCGGAACCGTCTTTATTCTTAATAGGGCGGAGGCTGATAGTTGA